A region of Candidatus Brocadiaceae bacterium DNA encodes the following proteins:
- a CDS encoding arginine decarboxylase, pyruvoyl-dependent, with protein sequence MSTEALVPREVFFTKGVGAHRNRLQSFELALRDADIERYNLVRVSSILPPQCKIVGKQRGISQLRPGQIVHVVLAEASTNEPSRLVGAGIGLAQPAKGDQYGYISEHHGFGMKQKVLSDFVEDMAATMLATTLGIEFNPETAYDERKEIYHMSGKIVRTRACTQTAEGEKGGLWTSVVAAAVFVH encoded by the coding sequence ATGTCTACCGAAGCTCTCGTCCCCCGGGAGGTCTTCTTCACCAAGGGTGTCGGCGCGCATCGCAACCGCCTGCAGAGCTTCGAGCTGGCGCTGCGCGACGCGGACATCGAGAGGTACAACCTGGTGCGTGTCTCCAGCATCCTGCCGCCGCAGTGCAAGATCGTCGGCAAGCAGCGGGGCATCAGCCAGTTGCGGCCCGGGCAGATCGTGCACGTGGTTCTGGCCGAGGCGTCCACCAACGAGCCGTCAAGGCTCGTGGGCGCCGGCATCGGCCTGGCCCAGCCGGCCAAGGGCGACCAGTACGGCTACATCTCCGAACACCATGGATTCGGCATGAAGCAGAAGGTCCTGAGCGACTTCGTCGAGGACATGGCCGCAACGATGCTGGCGACGACCCTGGGCATCGAGTTCAACCCGGAGACGGCCTACGACGAGCGCAAGGAGATCTACCACATGTCCGGCAAGATCGTGCGCACGCGCGCCTGCACGCAGACGGCCGAAGGGGAGAAGGGCGGCCTCTGGACGAGTGTCGTCGCGGCCGCCGTCTTCGTCCACTGA
- a CDS encoding deoxyhypusine synthase family protein: protein MRELHDGRQDGLVPLESLDVRSANSFAEMLQAMSKTAFGGRALGEALGVLHAMDEDPDCAIVVTISGAMTIAKMGRVLCDMIEADLAQIVISTGAIMAHGLSEAIGGLHYKHEPHISDRQLYEWGYNRVYDTIETEENLCENEAVMRQVLDGLDWSRPTCSHRITRAIGQYLLDHDQMPSILGWACRKDVPVYVPAFTDSELGLDLATYALGRHRAEHGPDADLFAAAPPPFNPFLDLFDYARRIAGVRTLGIVTIGGGVPRNWAQQIGPYFDLMQMRVGSELPVPRFKYGVRICPEPVHWGGLSGCTYTEGVSWGKFVSPADGGRFAEVYCDATIAWPLLVRAALESRDDCPREA, encoded by the coding sequence ATGAGAGAACTGCATGACGGTCGCCAGGACGGCCTCGTGCCCCTGGAGTCACTGGATGTCCGCTCGGCGAACTCCTTCGCCGAGATGCTGCAGGCGATGTCGAAGACCGCGTTCGGGGGCCGCGCGCTCGGCGAGGCGCTGGGCGTTCTGCATGCCATGGACGAGGACCCCGACTGCGCCATCGTCGTGACCATCTCCGGCGCCATGACCATCGCCAAGATGGGCCGCGTGCTCTGCGACATGATCGAGGCGGACCTGGCCCAGATCGTGATTTCCACCGGCGCCATCATGGCCCACGGACTCTCCGAGGCGATCGGCGGGCTGCACTACAAGCATGAACCGCACATCTCCGACAGGCAGCTCTACGAATGGGGCTATAACCGCGTATACGACACCATCGAGACCGAGGAGAACCTCTGCGAGAACGAGGCCGTGATGCGCCAGGTGCTCGACGGCCTGGATTGGTCCCGGCCGACCTGCTCGCACCGGATCACCCGCGCCATCGGGCAGTATCTGCTGGACCACGACCAGATGCCCAGCATCCTCGGCTGGGCCTGCAGGAAGGACGTGCCCGTCTACGTGCCGGCCTTCACGGATTCCGAACTGGGGCTGGACCTGGCCACCTATGCCCTGGGCCGACACCGGGCCGAGCACGGGCCCGACGCCGACCTGTTCGCGGCCGCGCCGCCGCCCTTCAACCCGTTTCTGGACCTGTTCGACTACGCCCGCCGGATCGCCGGAGTCCGCACCCTGGGCATCGTCACCATCGGGGGCGGCGTCCCGCGCAACTGGGCGCAGCAGATCGGCCCCTACTTCGACCTGATGCAGATGCGCGTCGGTTCGGAACTGCCCGTGCCGCGCTTCAAGTACGGGGTGCGCATCTGCCCCGAGCCCGTCCACTGGGGCGGCCTGAGCGGGTGCACCTACACCGAGGGCGTCTCCTGGGGCAAGTTCGTCAGCCCCGCCGACGGGGGCCGTTTCGCCGAGGTCTACTGCGACGCGACGATCGCCTGGCCCCTGCTCGTACGCGCCGCCCTGGAGAGCCGGGACGACTGCCCGCGGGAGGCCTGA
- the speB gene encoding agmatinase, with amino-acid sequence MASVVLDQFLGLPSPGLESADALVLPVPFERTTSYGRGTWRAPGAILRASHQVETFDEETLVDFEDCPRLHTLPPCEADGDAPDCLAAVRRAAAALRGRFVLGLGGEHTVTYGLVDGLVPAVEDLTIVQIDAHADLIDRLDDEEWSHGTVMRRLWDRGAHIVQIGIRSLSRQEHDFLCSAERVRTYFAHDLPDAWPDVLARLQGLRGDVYLTVDVDGLDPSVIPSTGTPQPDGLSWRQTMDVIRAVTGAPDAHLLGADVVEFVPSPHPPGCDLTAARLAAKILAFRFAHGRTAGA; translated from the coding sequence ATGGCATCCGTCGTGCTCGATCAGTTCCTGGGCCTGCCGAGTCCCGGCCTGGAGTCGGCCGACGCCCTCGTGCTGCCCGTGCCGTTCGAGCGCACCACATCCTACGGCCGCGGGACGTGGCGCGCCCCCGGCGCCATCCTCCGCGCCAGCCACCAGGTGGAGACCTTCGACGAGGAGACCCTGGTCGACTTCGAGGACTGCCCGCGCCTGCATACCCTGCCGCCGTGCGAGGCCGACGGCGACGCGCCCGACTGCCTGGCAGCCGTGCGCCGGGCCGCTGCGGCCCTGCGCGGCCGCTTTGTTCTGGGCCTGGGCGGCGAGCACACGGTCACTTACGGGCTGGTCGACGGGCTCGTGCCGGCGGTCGAGGATCTGACCATCGTCCAGATCGACGCGCACGCGGATCTCATCGACCGCCTGGACGACGAGGAATGGTCGCACGGCACGGTGATGCGGCGCCTCTGGGACCGCGGCGCCCACATCGTGCAGATCGGCATCCGGAGCCTCTCGCGCCAGGAGCACGACTTCCTGTGCTCCGCCGAGCGCGTGCGCACGTACTTCGCACACGACCTGCCCGATGCCTGGCCGGACGTGCTGGCCCGTCTGCAGGGGCTGCGAGGCGACGTCTACCTCACGGTGGACGTCGACGGGCTCGATCCGTCGGTGATTCCGAGTACGGGCACGCCCCAGCCGGACGGCCTGAGCTGGCGGCAGACCATGGACGTGATCCGGGCGGTGACCGGCGCCCCCGACGCGCACCTGCTCGGTGCCGACGTCGTGGAGTTCGTGCCGTCCCCCCACCCCCCCGGCTGTGACCTGACGGCGGCCAGGCTTGCGGCAAAGATCCTCGCCTTCCGGTTCGCCCACGGCCGGACGGCCGGCGCCTGA
- a CDS encoding sugar phosphate isomerase/epimerase, with the protein MTYPIIMHVNYCEQGQTVEDICAKAAAWGYDGVEFRRKRSGVEETTEDYLNQLEKGVKASGLKQVLFGYPGPLLIKTDAGEREREVEEAIKFYRHVNERFGVTTVNLLTGALHNPDKSVPYFEYTKHGSFIVTDEQWAWQVKGCQDMADGLKGVDIRFGFETHMVYVHDTAEAARKLVDEIDRPSIGVNLDYGNLIGFEKRPSLPDAVKMLADKLHYVHLKNAAPLRGAGGLLPTALAEGMISNREFVRLLMEVGYDGPICVEAPRPGDREWFAVQDLAYLKAVLADLGA; encoded by the coding sequence ATGACGTATCCGATCATCATGCACGTCAACTACTGTGAGCAGGGCCAGACGGTCGAGGATATCTGCGCCAAGGCGGCCGCCTGGGGCTACGACGGCGTCGAGTTCCGCCGCAAGCGCAGCGGCGTCGAGGAGACGACCGAGGACTACCTGAACCAGCTCGAAAAGGGCGTCAAGGCCAGCGGGCTCAAGCAGGTGCTGTTCGGCTATCCCGGCCCCCTGCTGATCAAGACCGACGCCGGGGAGCGCGAACGCGAGGTCGAAGAGGCGATCAAGTTCTACCGGCACGTCAACGAGCGGTTCGGCGTCACAACCGTCAACCTGCTCACGGGCGCGCTGCACAACCCGGACAAGAGCGTGCCCTACTTCGAATACACGAAGCACGGCTCGTTCATCGTGACCGACGAGCAGTGGGCGTGGCAGGTGAAGGGCTGCCAGGACATGGCCGACGGCCTGAAGGGCGTGGACATCCGCTTCGGGTTCGAGACCCACATGGTCTACGTGCATGACACGGCCGAGGCGGCCCGCAAGCTCGTCGACGAGATCGACCGCCCCAGCATCGGCGTGAATCTGGACTACGGCAACCTGATCGGCTTCGAGAAGCGGCCCTCGTTGCCGGACGCCGTCAAGATGCTGGCCGACAAGCTCCACTACGTGCACCTGAAGAACGCCGCGCCCCTGCGGGGAGCCGGCGGCCTGCTCCCGACGGCGCTTGCCGAGGGCATGATCAGCAACCGCGAGTTCGTGCGACTGCTCATGGAGGTCGGCTACGACGGTCCCATCTGCGTTGAGGCCCCGCGGCCGGGCGACCGCGAGTGGTTCGCCGTGCAGGACCTGGCCTACCTGAAGGCCGTCCTGGCGGACCTGGGGGCCTGA